From Sardina pilchardus chromosome 9, fSarPil1.1, whole genome shotgun sequence, a single genomic window includes:
- the mdfic2 gene encoding myoD family inhibitor domain-containing protein 2, translated as MDTSSLLGLLGERAPQNICSHTRRPRWLALPDTGPPRARMSAPALQLPIPTSAVTSRAPGRLLQLKLSPIAEHEHEPSQARHHAASAATAAATTSTRQPTDSSYSLCSVDKYNSSSRLSSTADEREDDCAGVVLACLFCRFYDLCLMLPGSCARAAQRLCPSYQHFAKTHEGGGSGSNGDCTCKCDFDCGLFDACHESGECLELAMEISEVCYH; from the exons ATGGACACGTCGTCCCTCCTGGGCCTGTTGGGCGAACGGGCGCCGCAGAACATCTGTTCGCACACACGCCGCCCTCGCTGGCTGGCGCTCCCTGACACCGGGCCCCCGCGCGCCCGCATGTCCGCGCCCGCGCTCCAGCTCCCAATTCCCACGTCGG CGGTGACCAGTAGAGCCCCTGGCCGGCTGCTGCAGCTGAAGCTCAGTCCCATAGCTGAGCACGAGCATGAGCCGAGCCAGGCCCGGCACCACGCCGCatccgccgccaccgccgccgccaccacctccaccagacAACCCACCGACTCCTCGTACTCCCTCTGCTCAGTGGACAAGTACAATAGCAGCAGCcgcctctcctccactgcaga cgagcgagagg ATGACTGTGCCGGGGTGGTGCTGGCCTGCCTCTTCTGCCGCTTCTATGACCTGTGCCTCATGCTGCCCGGCTCCTGCGCCCGGGCGGCCCAGCGCCTCTGCCCGTCCTACCAGCACTTCGCCAAGACCCACGagggcggcggcagcggcagcaacGGCGACTGCACCTGCAAGTGCGACTTCGACTGTGGCCTGTTCGACGCCTGCCACGAGAGCGGGGAGTGCCTGGAGTTGGCCATGGAGATCTCCGAGGTGTGCTACCACTGA